Proteins found in one Triticum urartu cultivar G1812 chromosome 4, Tu2.1, whole genome shotgun sequence genomic segment:
- the LOC125554115 gene encoding homeobox-leucine zipper protein HOX12-like translates to MSSEEGERLLFPSFVFPDSFPADDATPVVSGGEQKKAGRQRRRRRARQAASGEGGGDDAAKKRRLSDEQAQFLEMNFRKERKLETPRKVQLAAELGLDTKQVAVWFQNRRARYKSKLIEEEFSKLRAAHDAVVVHNCRLEAELLRLKERLAETEEEKNKAMAAAAAATGGGGGSSPSSSSFSTVTAMVGGQQFGMEEVETDLTYMSEYAYTNYMMDLAAGGYLGGVYDQFS, encoded by the exons ATGAGCTCCGAGGAGGGAGAGAGGCTCCTGTTCCCTTCCTTCGTCTTCCCGGACAGCTTCCCGGCGGACGACGCCACACCGGTCGTCTCCG GCGGAGAGCAGAAGAAGGCCGGCCGGCAGCGGCGGAGGCGGAGGGCGAGGCAGGCAGCGAGTGGTGAGGGCGGAGGGGACGACGCGGCGAAGAAGCGAAGGCTGAGCGACGAGCAGGCGCAGTTCCTGGAGATGAACTTCAGGAAGGAGCGGAAGCTGGAGACGCCGCGCAAGGTGCAGCTCGCCGCGGAGCTGGGACTGGACACCAAGCAGGTCGCCGTGTGGTTCCAGAACCGCCGCGCCCGCTACAAGAGCAAGCTCATCGAGGAGGAGTTCTCCAAGCTCCGCGCGGCCCACGACGCCGTCGTCGTCCACAACTGCCGCCTCGAGGCCGAG CTGCTGAGGCTCAAGGAGAGGTTGGCGGAGACGGaggaggagaagaacaaggccatggcggcggcggcggcggcaacggGCGGCGGGGGTGGCAGCAGCCCGAGCTCTTCGTCGTTCTCGACGGTGACGGCAATGGTAGGGGGGCAGCAGTTCGGGATGGAGGAGGTGGAGACCGACCTGACCTACATGAGCGAGTACGCCTACACCAACTACATGATGGACCTGGCGGCCGGCGGCTACCTCGGAGGGGTGTACGATCAGTTCAGCTGA
- the LOC125552622 gene encoding deSI-like protein At4g17486 isoform X1, protein MSTSFLLLSPASVPARASPSNSSFWKRGSVHFRNMKLRTKRPGWKSLVPLQLSRKSTMRFFLFPKVQASGQSPNDTPVYLNVYDLTPMNGYIYWAGLGIFHSGIEVHGVEYAFGAHDYPTSGVFEVEPRQCPGFRFRRSIFLGTTCLDPIQVRQFMELQSVNYNGDSYHLIMKNCNHFCKDMCYKLTGSKIPKWVNRLARIGAICNCLLPESLKISPVGHDPNSQPEDSEKRRLRNPLSCFSSISSQRALPPSSSPFPPSPVKEPIPSSSSRKSSTASLKSR, encoded by the exons ATGTCAACATCCTTCCTTCTTTTGTCCCCCGCCTCAGTTCCAGCACGCGCATCTCCGTCAAATTCTTCTTTTTGGAAGAGGGGGTCGGTTCACTTCAG GAATATGAAACTAAGGACAAAACGACCTGGATGGAAGTCCCTCGTGCCTCTGCAGTTGAGCAGGAAATCCACCATGCGCTTCTTTCTGTTTCCCAAGGTTCAGGCATCCGGTCAATCTCCAAATGATACTCCGGTTTATCTTAATGTGTATGATTTGACACCCATGAATGGCTACATATATTGGGCAGGCCTTGGTATATTTCACTCTGGCATTGAAG TTCATGGCGTCGAATATGCATTTGGAGCACATGATTATCCCACAAGCGGAGTATTTGAGGTAGAACCTCGTCAATGTCCTGGTTTCAGATTCAGGAGATCAATATTCCTTGGTACGACGTGCTTAGATCCCATCCAAGTTAGGCAGTTCATGGAGCTACAGTCAGTAAACTACAATGGAGATTCTTACCATCTTATCATGAAGAATTGCAACCACTTTTGCAAGGATATGTGTTACAAATTGACCGGCAGCAAAATTCCAAAATGGGTGAATCGACTCGCCAGAATAG GTGCCATCTGCAACTGCCTCCTCCCGGAGTCTCTCAAGATTTCCCCGGTCGGCCATGATCCAAACAGCCAGCCCGAGGATTCAGAGAAGCGCCGCCTGCGAAACCCGTTGAGCTGCTTCTCCTCCATCTCGAGCCAGAGAGCGCTTCCCCCGTCTTCTTCCCCTTTCCCTCCATCGCCCGTGAAAGAGCCCATTCCGAGCTCTTCATCGAGGAAATCCAGCACCGCGTCGCTCAAGAGTAGGTAG
- the LOC125552622 gene encoding deSI-like protein At4g17486 isoform X2: MKLRTKRPGWKSLVPLQLSRKSTMRFFLFPKVQASGQSPNDTPVYLNVYDLTPMNGYIYWAGLGIFHSGIEVHGVEYAFGAHDYPTSGVFEVEPRQCPGFRFRRSIFLGTTCLDPIQVRQFMELQSVNYNGDSYHLIMKNCNHFCKDMCYKLTGSKIPKWVNRLARIGAICNCLLPESLKISPVGHDPNSQPEDSEKRRLRNPLSCFSSISSQRALPPSSSPFPPSPVKEPIPSSSSRKSSTASLKSR, translated from the exons ATGAAACTAAGGACAAAACGACCTGGATGGAAGTCCCTCGTGCCTCTGCAGTTGAGCAGGAAATCCACCATGCGCTTCTTTCTGTTTCCCAAGGTTCAGGCATCCGGTCAATCTCCAAATGATACTCCGGTTTATCTTAATGTGTATGATTTGACACCCATGAATGGCTACATATATTGGGCAGGCCTTGGTATATTTCACTCTGGCATTGAAG TTCATGGCGTCGAATATGCATTTGGAGCACATGATTATCCCACAAGCGGAGTATTTGAGGTAGAACCTCGTCAATGTCCTGGTTTCAGATTCAGGAGATCAATATTCCTTGGTACGACGTGCTTAGATCCCATCCAAGTTAGGCAGTTCATGGAGCTACAGTCAGTAAACTACAATGGAGATTCTTACCATCTTATCATGAAGAATTGCAACCACTTTTGCAAGGATATGTGTTACAAATTGACCGGCAGCAAAATTCCAAAATGGGTGAATCGACTCGCCAGAATAG GTGCCATCTGCAACTGCCTCCTCCCGGAGTCTCTCAAGATTTCCCCGGTCGGCCATGATCCAAACAGCCAGCCCGAGGATTCAGAGAAGCGCCGCCTGCGAAACCCGTTGAGCTGCTTCTCCTCCATCTCGAGCCAGAGAGCGCTTCCCCCGTCTTCTTCCCCTTTCCCTCCATCGCCCGTGAAAGAGCCCATTCCGAGCTCTTCATCGAGGAAATCCAGCACCGCGTCGCTCAAGAGTAGGTAG